The genomic region CTGGTTGCTGATGCTGTTGCCCACCGAGGTGGTGTCGTCAATGGAGGCTCCGCGATTCCAGTTGTAGGTGGCGTTGTAGGTCGAGGAGAGGCTTATCCAGTTGAGCGAGGGTATGTTGTTGAGCGGCACGTTGAAGGTGGCGTTGAAGCTCTGCTGGTATTCCCACGGGGTTCCGAAGTCGCGCAGGCTGTTCTTTACCGAGTCTTTCCACAGGGTGTATTCTTCGGCAAACAACTGTTTGTTGACGGCTCCCGACGGCTCTTCGATGCGGGCGTTGGTGGCTGTCGAGAGGTTCATCGAGAGGCTTTGCAGGAGGTTCCACTGTATGGCGAACTGGCGGTCCCACAGGAAACTTTTGCTCACCGACACCGGCAAGGTCACGTCGCTCTCGTCGATGCTGCGCAGCTGTTGTTCGTAGTAGTAACGCGATATGCTGGTGCCGAACGAGAGGTTGTTGGGCAGGTAGTTGATGCCCATTTTTTTGAGGACGTCGAGGCTTTTCGATTTCGATTTTATTTTCTCGAAGGGTTTCCACGGTTTGATGAGCGGCGAGTAGCTGTATATGAGGTTCCCGTTGTAGGTGTTGGTATTCTCATAGGCTGTCGTCGGGTCGTTCTCGTGCTGCTTGTTTTGCGAGTAGCTGAATGTGAAGTTGCCCGGGTCGTAGGGCATGGGATTTTTGCTCTTGATGTCGACCTTGAAGCCCGAGAGGCTGAGGCTTTTCACGGTCGACTGGGTGATGGAGAGCTGCTTTATCGAGTCGCGGGCGGCGTCGTTGGCGGCGGCTTCGAGGGCGTCGGAGAGCAAGATGTCCTGGTCGAGCGGGTTGTATTTGGGCAGGGATTTCTCCATCGTGTAGGAGTAGAAGAAGGGGGCTTTGATTTTGGCTTTCTCGGGGAAGAAGCGGCCCAGGTCGACCATGGCGGCGAAGTTGTACTGGTAGAGGTCGTCGAGACGGCGTTCGCTCAGGCTCTGGTCGATGCCGCCGAAGCCCGTGGTCTCGACCAGCCCGCTCATGTTGAGGGTGGCGATGTCCGACACGGCCAGGTTGAGGTTGCCCTTGGCCGCCCAGCCGCCCTCTTCGTTGAAGCCTTTGAGCCGCAGTTCGTTTATCCACACGGTGGCGCTTTTCTTGCGTCCCGAGTTGTTGCGCACGCCCACGAGTATGGTTTTCACGTTGGAGAGCGACGGGTTACCCATGACGGTAATCTTGTTGGTCGGCTTGTCGGGGTCGTAGCTCGAATAGGGGGTGGTGCTGCTCACTCCCGAGCCGTTGGTGTTCTGGGCGACGTTGCGCTCCTGTTTCAGGGAGGTGAGCAGTTCGAGCGGGAAGTCAAACATGTTGGCCTCGGGCCACACCTTTTCCTGGTCGGCCGAGCTGTATGTGTTGTAGCGGCCGGCCGGGGTGAGCTGCAAGGGTATCTCATACTCGTAGTAGTTGTTGCAATAGTCCGAGCCCAAGCGTATGAAGATGGACAATTCGTTGTTTTTGAGGTCAGTATCATCGTCGATGAGCTGCTCGGCGTGGGTAAACATTTGCAGCCGTTTGTAGTTGCGCATGTCGGTACCGGAGGTCTTGTATATGGCACGGGCGTTTTTCGAGGGCAGGTCTCTGATGGTGAGTGAGATGGCCTGCTCGTTGAGTTGGGTGATCTGCGACTGGTCGGGAGAGATGATGCGGGTCACGCCGGGGGGGAGCACATAGTTGACGGGCGTCTGGCCGGCATTCTCTTCGATGTTGACCACCGACACGTCGATGTCGCCCTCGGCGGGGGCATTGCTGCTGCCGCTGATGTCGGAGTGCAGTTTGTATTCATAGGTACGCCATTCGCCGCGCACCAGTTCGAGCGTGGCAAAGCGCAGATGGGTTTCTTTGTTGAAGCCCGTGAGGAAAATGCGGGCAAACCGTATGCTCGAAAAGTCTTGTATCGAGCCTACGGTCTGGCGCGGTTCGTGCGAAGCGTCTTCGCTGTCGTCGCGCAAGGGTATCTTGAACTGGTACCAGCGCACGGTCGATGACTCGCCGTTGCGCAGCGGTACCGTCACGGTGCGCATGTCGGTGATGTAGTTGCTTCCCACCTGCAAGTCTTCGGGGGTGATTTTCACGGCATACTGGTAGTAGCGCTCATACTCGTCGAGCGTGTTGTCCTGGTTGATGTCCTCGACGTCGGGGACACTGCGCGACGACTGGTAGTAGCGGTCGTCGACTTCGCTGGAAGATAGTGAGTTGCCTTCTGTTCCGTTGTAGTATTTATACCGGGTGAGAATGTCGGTTTCTTCTTCATTGAACCGTTCGCTCAGGAAGTATTGGTAATTGTCTCGGGCGGGGTCGTTGAGCGGGGAGTGGGGGTCGGCCAGCATGCGGTTGAGTGCCGTGCCCGAGAGTTTGGCGCGGAGACCCTCGACAAATCCTTGGTAAGAGGAGAAGTTGAGCTCGTCCTCGTCGGAGAGGCCGTCGAGACCTGCGTCCTGCCGCACGCGGGCGCCGCTGCTGTTGTCGAAGGCGTAGGTGAGCGATTGCTGCCGCGAGACGCGTCCCCACACCGTGGTCGAGAGGTATGAGGTGTCGTTGTTGATGGGAAGGCCGTTTTCGTAGGACTTCATGCCGTCTTTGAGAATGTCTTCCGACACTTCGCCGAAGTTGAAGTAGAGCATGCCCCCCTTGTTGCTGCCGTCTTCGTTGTAGAGGAAGGGGTCCATGAGCCAGAATTGCAGGTACTCGATGTTGGAGTTGTCAAAGTCGGTGATGTCCATCTTGCGCATGATGCCGGCCCACCGTTTCTCGGGATTGAGCAGGTGCCCTTCCTCGTCGATGTTTTGGGCGTCGGTGTTGTAGGGCCCGTGTTCCTGCGGATAGTAGGAGAGGTTGAGAACCTGCATGACCGACGACTCGCCGTAGTTGAGCTCCTTGTTGGGGAATACCTCGGTGTATTCGACCTCGCGCACATAGTGGTTCGAGAGTTGTTCGAGGTCGTTTTTGATGTGTGCCGGGGTGGCCGATGAGTTGCGTTGCGTGAAGATGCGGTCGATGTAATACCAGGCGAGCAGGGCGCGGTTTTTGCCGTAGTCGAGGTTGTTCGACAGGGCCGATTCCACAAACATCGACGGGGTGGCCGACAATGTCCAGGAGTAGGGCGTGCGTATGTCGATGGTCGTCTGTGACCCTTCAAAGTCATCGAGATAGGAGAGGGTCGAGGCGTTTTTCTTTTCGCCGGGAATGAGCTGGGCAAACTCGGCGGTGAGCGACAGCCGCGACGGGACGGTGGCCGTCACGGTGGGTATCTTGTTGAGCCACGAGGTGAGCCACTGGAACTCGGTGTTGTAGGAGGTGTTGAATCCCCACAGCGTGTTGTTGAGCACCTCACTGCCCATGTTCACCTTCTCGGTGAGGGCTTTTTCTTTCATGTGCATGAGGGTGAGCCCCAGGTTGAAGTCGGGCGTGAAGGCGTAATTGAGGTCGAGACCTACCAGCGTTTTGCGTTGCATGCTCAGGCTTTGGTTCTCGAACGAGACGTCGATGTTGGTGCCCGAGTCGATGTAACTCTGGTTGAGAATCGTTACGACACCCATGTTGTAGTCGACCGTGTAGTCGACATTCTCGGTGAGTGTCACGCCGCCGGCCGTTACGCGCACCGAGCCGCGCGGAATGTTGAAGGCGTTGAGGTGTATCTCGGCGCTGTTCGATGCCTGGTATTCGCCTTTGAGTATGAACTTGTTCTTGTCGGCAAACTGCTTGGCCACCGTGAGGGTCGAGTCGTAGAGCTCCTGGTAGGCGTAGCGGGCACCTTCGGGGCCTCCGATGGCTTGTTGCAGGTGGGAGCCGAAGGGCTCGACCACGGGAAAGATGATGCGCCCCGACGAGGGGAGTATCGTGTAGCCCGAGACGTAGTCGAAGATACCGTCGGAGTTGGTCTCCTGGTTGTTGTCGAGCCGGTCGAGGTTCATGACTTGCAGCAGGGTCTTTTCCTTGATGTTGCCCACCGGCAGGTAGGCGGTGTTGGTGCCCACCGAGTCGTTTTGGTAGTAGATGTTGAGGCGGAAGTTCTCTTGTTCCACCTGGTAGGCGCCCAATGAATAGACGTTTTTCATCATCAGGTGCCAAATGGGTTTCTTGTTGGTGACGGTCGACCCTTTGAGCATTTTCACATAGAGGCTCTGTTCGGTGTCGGTGATGTCGCTTGCAAACTCGCCCACCTGGTAGGTCTGCCCGTTCTTGGTGTATTCAAAGGCCACGGCCAGCACCTCGTCGCTGGTGAGTTGGCTGTTGAGCGACACATAACCGAGCTGGCTGTTGAGGGTGTATTCCGAGGACGAGAGCAACCGGGCGCTCTCTATCTTGGCATAGTCTTCTCCGCCGTAGATGCCATAGGCTTCGAGGGGGCTCAGTGCCTGTGTCGCCTGGTTGATGTATCGGGCATCGGGGTAGGAGGTGATGATTTCGTTGTAGAGCGAGTTGGCCGAGTTGGTCGGGTATTGTGCGCCACTGGTCGTCCAGTGGTCGCTGGCCAGGTTGCCGGCCTGGGTCTCTCCCAAGTCGGCAAAGGCAACGATGTTGCGCGCGTTGTCGTAGGAGCCCTGTTTGTTGGTGACCCATATCTCGATGCGGTTGATGGTGATGCCCGAGGTGATGTAGGGCAGCCGCGCGATGAACTGGTCGTAGTTGTCGCGGAAGTAGTGGGCCAGGAAGAAGTGCCGGTTTTGGTCGTAGGCGTCGACTCCGATTTCAAATTCGGTGGTCTGGCTGCCCCCTTCGCTGCTTACGGTCTTGGAGTCGGTCTCCTGTTGCGATACGAGGCCGGTAACGGTGAGTTTGCCAAATTGCAGCGTGGTTTTCAGACCGAAGAGCGAGGTCCCGCCCCGAATGAGGGTCGAGCCGGTGGTCATGCTGATGTTGCCGCCCTCGATGGTCTTGATGATTTGGTCTTCGTCGCCTTCGTATTTGAGGCTCATTTTCTGGGCGTCGAAGTCGAAGGTGGCGTCGGTGTTGTAGGTCATGTTGAAGCCCACCTTCGTGCCCACCGAGGCGTTGATGGTGGCCTGTATCTTCTCGTCGAAGTCGAAGTAGGTTTTCTTGCGGGCGCTCTCGGCGAGGGCCGGGTTGTCGATTTTGTTGGTGACGAGGCTCAGGGTGAGGCTCATCGACCCGCTGGTTTTCAGTCTCACGCCGCCCGGGCCGAATACCTTGTCGAGGGCTTGCACGTTGAATTGCATGTCGAGAAAGTCAAACTCGTTGTCTCCTTTGGCAAAATTCTCGGCATTCTTGGCGCGATAATATTCCTGCATCGACTTCTTGAAGGTGTAGTCGCTGTACTCGTCGGCTGTGAGCATGAAGGGGGTCGAGACCGTCATGTCGCCCACTTTGGTGCGTACGACGTAGCAGTTGGTCTTGGCGTCGTATTCGAAGTCGGTATGTACGTTTTCGGGTGTTTTCAGGTCGGCCGGCGGGAGTGTGTGCAGGTCGTCGAAGGTCTCTATCGAGGTCTTGGCCACCGGGAACCGAGACGGCGTGCGGGGTATGGTGTCGCTTGCCGGCGTTTGGCCGGCGGGACGGACAGCCTGTGATGCGGCAAAAGCGGAATAAAGGCTTATCCCGCTTATAACCAAAAGAATATATATCGAAAAAATTCTCTTTCCCATCATCGAGCGGCCGCCGTGAGGCGAACGTTTTTTAGTCTCTTCCGGCCGCCGATGGAGAGGTTACAGCATTTTCAGTGCGGTTTTTATGACCTCTTCGACTTTCAGGGCCGGGTTCTCTTTAAGCAGCTTCTGCACGACCTTTTGGGAGGCAGCCTGGGCAAATCCCAGCATCACCAGGGCGGCGACGGCTTCGTCCTGCAACTCTTGCTGTTGGGTCGTGTGGCTTATAAGTAACGTATCACCCCCTGCTTTTATTTTATCTTTGAGGTCAACAATTATGCGTTCGGCGGTTTTTGCCCCGATTCCTTTGACCGATTTGAGCAGGTTCACTTGTCCCGAGGCAATGACCTGTTCGAGTTCGGCCGGAGAAAGAGAGGAGAGAATCATGCGGGCGGTGTTGGGACCCACGCCCGAGACCGAGATGAGCAATAAGAAGAGTTCCCGTTCGCGGCGGTCGATGAATCCGTAGAGGAGATGGGCGTCTTCGCGTATGGCTTCGTAGACATACAAGCGAGTTTCCCGGCCGACGGCCAGCGTGCTGTATGTGGTGAGTGAGATGTTGAGGCCGTAGCCTACGCCTTGGCAATCGATGACGGCCAGGGTGGGGGTGAGTTCGACGACTTCGCCGCGAATGTATTCGATCATGGGTCGATGTTTTTTATGGAAATTCTTGTCTGTCGGCGTTCGGTTGCCGGGAATTGCCCGCATCTCGGTCCGGCCGGCCGGCTAAAAAAACAGAACGGTCTCCGTTGGTGGGGGTGATGGTTCTGTGACGTTGTGCCCCGAGCCGGTTCCCGTCAAGGAAAAAGACCGGTCTTCCGGGTACTTATTTGCTTTCTTTTCCGGCTCGTTTGGGGTCTTGCATTTTGCAGCTGCCGTTGAGTACGGCTTTCGGTTCGATGATGAGTATCTGGGTGGTGATGTCGCCCTCGACGGTCGAGGTCGCTTTCAGGGTAAGGGTGTCCTGTATGGTGAGATTGCCATTGACCTTGCCGTTGATTTCGGCATTGGCGGCCATGATGTTGCCCTGTATATGGGACTGTTCGCCGATGATGACTTTCCCCGCGCATTCGATGTTTCCTTGCAATGAACCGTCGATGCGTATGTCGCTGCCGGCGTTGATGTTCCCTACGATGGCGGTATTGACCGAGAAATTATTGTGGACCATTCCGTTTGATGTCTCTTTGCTCATATCGTTTTTCTAAAAACAAGTTTCTATGCAAAAATACAATTTCCCGACAGAATAACACGCTTTTCCGTCAAAAAGATTTGTGAAGTCGTCTTATGCCTTTTGTAATCAAACTCCTTGCAGGAACTGCGCCTCGAAACATTTTTATTGCTCCGTGCCCCTCCCGG from Candidatus Caccoplasma merdavium harbors:
- the sprA gene encoding cell surface protein SprA produces the protein MGKRIFSIYILLVISGISLYSAFAASQAVRPAGQTPASDTIPRTPSRFPVAKTSIETFDDLHTLPPADLKTPENVHTDFEYDAKTNCYVVRTKVGDMTVSTPFMLTADEYSDYTFKKSMQEYYRAKNAENFAKGDNEFDFLDMQFNVQALDKVFGPGGVRLKTSGSMSLTLSLVTNKIDNPALAESARKKTYFDFDEKIQATINASVGTKVGFNMTYNTDATFDFDAQKMSLKYEGDEDQIIKTIEGGNISMTTGSTLIRGGTSLFGLKTTLQFGKLTVTGLVSQQETDSKTVSSEGGSQTTEFEIGVDAYDQNRHFFLAHYFRDNYDQFIARLPYITSGITINRIEIWVTNKQGSYDNARNIVAFADLGETQAGNLASDHWTTSGAQYPTNSANSLYNEIITSYPDARYINQATQALSPLEAYGIYGGEDYAKIESARLLSSSEYTLNSQLGYVSLNSQLTSDEVLAVAFEYTKNGQTYQVGEFASDITDTEQSLYVKMLKGSTVTNKKPIWHLMMKNVYSLGAYQVEQENFRLNIYYQNDSVGTNTAYLPVGNIKEKTLLQVMNLDRLDNNQETNSDGIFDYVSGYTILPSSGRIIFPVVEPFGSHLQQAIGGPEGARYAYQELYDSTLTVAKQFADKNKFILKGEYQASNSAEIHLNAFNIPRGSVRVTAGGVTLTENVDYTVDYNMGVVTILNQSYIDSGTNIDVSFENQSLSMQRKTLVGLDLNYAFTPDFNLGLTLMHMKEKALTEKVNMGSEVLNNTLWGFNTSYNTEFQWLTSWLNKIPTVTATVPSRLSLTAEFAQLIPGEKKNASTLSYLDDFEGSQTTIDIRTPYSWTLSATPSMFVESALSNNLDYGKNRALLAWYYIDRIFTQRNSSATPAHIKNDLEQLSNHYVREVEYTEVFPNKELNYGESSVMQVLNLSYYPQEHGPYNTDAQNIDEEGHLLNPEKRWAGIMRKMDITDFDNSNIEYLQFWLMDPFLYNEDGSNKGGMLYFNFGEVSEDILKDGMKSYENGLPINNDTSYLSTTVWGRVSRQQSLTYAFDNSSGARVRQDAGLDGLSDEDELNFSSYQGFVEGLRAKLSGTALNRMLADPHSPLNDPARDNYQYFLSERFNEEETDILTRYKYYNGTEGNSLSSSEVDDRYYQSSRSVPDVEDINQDNTLDEYERYYQYAVKITPEDLQVGSNYITDMRTVTVPLRNGESSTVRWYQFKIPLRDDSEDASHEPRQTVGSIQDFSSIRFARIFLTGFNKETHLRFATLELVRGEWRTYEYKLHSDISGSSNAPAEGDIDVSVVNIEENAGQTPVNYVLPPGVTRIISPDQSQITQLNEQAISLTIRDLPSKNARAIYKTSGTDMRNYKRLQMFTHAEQLIDDDTDLKNNELSIFIRLGSDYCNNYYEYEIPLQLTPAGRYNTYSSADQEKVWPEANMFDFPLELLTSLKQERNVAQNTNGSGVSSTTPYSSYDPDKPTNKITVMGNPSLSNVKTILVGVRNNSGRKKSATVWINELRLKGFNEEGGWAAKGNLNLAVSDIATLNMSGLVETTGFGGIDQSLSERRLDDLYQYNFAAMVDLGRFFPEKAKIKAPFFYSYTMEKSLPKYNPLDQDILLSDALEAAANDAARDSIKQLSITQSTVKSLSLSGFKVDIKSKNPMPYDPGNFTFSYSQNKQHENDPTTAYENTNTYNGNLIYSYSPLIKPWKPFEKIKSKSKSLDVLKKMGINYLPNNLSFGTSISRYYYEQQLRSIDESDVTLPVSVSKSFLWDRQFAIQWNLLQSLSMNLSTATNARIEEPSGAVNKQLFAEEYTLWKDSVKNSLRDFGTPWEYQQSFNATFNVPLNNIPSLNWISLSSTYNATYNWNRGASIDDTTSVGNSISNQGRLSVNGRFNFETLYNKSKFLKSVNQKFNNRGSNSRTPQKRNRYQRTITLRADTSTLVKHNLDSKKPIVSATLKGKVYPIEYKVVDANTIRVETRSDERIIITVLPGKRREENKWYQVGMYATRFAMMLRSANIQYSNTRSMTLPSFAPSVGDMLGQSTGYGAMAPGLGFAFATVGSDYIDHAVENNWLMTQDSSLISPAIHNRTNDLQADIVLEPLNGLKITLNIARSQSHNNQIYFMYDNKPTIQGGSFTMTHMALSTAFKKLSAENGYQSDAFDQFLQNRQIVANRLESNYRNTFYPAADFIGEANLAGQPYNTLYGGVNISSADVLIPSFIAAYTGGDARTIDLTAFPSWTQLIPNWKLTYDGLSKLKKMQKVFKSFIISHAYKCTYNVNSFSSYLNWVSIGGDSDMGFVKDSQTGYPVPSSPYDISSVTIIESFSPLLGIDFTLKNNLSGSLAYKNSRNLNLSISSVQIVEAVTQDVTVGIGYKITGLRGFFSGKGGKQGTYSNDINLRGDFSFAKTHSLIRRIEQEYTQATAGNKAINMKYSAEYKLSRYITLQAYYDLQITTPLISSSSYPTLNSDIGITIKLDLAR
- the ruvA gene encoding Holliday junction branch migration protein RuvA; translated protein: MIEYIRGEVVELTPTLAVIDCQGVGYGLNISLTTYSTLAVGRETRLYVYEAIREDAHLLYGFIDRRERELFLLLISVSGVGPNTARMILSSLSPAELEQVIASGQVNLLKSVKGIGAKTAERIIVDLKDKIKAGGDTLLISHTTQQQELQDEAVAALVMLGFAQAASQKVVQKLLKENPALKVEEVIKTALKML
- a CDS encoding polymer-forming cytoskeletal protein, with protein sequence MSKETSNGMVHNNFSVNTAIVGNINAGSDIRIDGSLQGNIECAGKVIIGEQSHIQGNIMAANAEINGKVNGNLTIQDTLTLKATSTVEGDITTQILIIEPKAVLNGSCKMQDPKRAGKESK